ACATTATACAAGAGGTATTTCTGTTTTACACCAAAAACATACTTATTCCTACTAAATTGACACCTATGGTGCGGTTTCCAACCGCACCGGGAAATAATCCTTTAAAACACTATATTTTGGTTGGATTCCCGCACGCCGTAGGTGTGCTATGTCTAAAGAAAATAGGACGGTGAAATTCTGGTACTCCGTAGGAGTGCTATGTGTTTTACAGGGTTCCTGGGCTTTACGGTTATTCCATTATCCTTTAGGAGAAACAATGCCTATTTTTAGATTAGAAGATGATAGACTCATCATCGCACAAGAAACAGATCTTGAACTTGAACAGCATATAGCGTGTATGTTGGGTTGAACCCCAACTCTATACTAACGCAAGTTGCCATTCATTATAGACATAGCACCCCGCTGGGGTGGTGAGCGTGCGAGAAAAACCTTCAAAATTTGTGAACGACAACTTGGGTTATATAGAAAATCCCAAAATCCGTGAAACCTGTAAAATCCGCGTCAATCCGAGATTCAGACGAAACACACCATCAGCATAAACCCATGCCACACACTTCTCTCCACCCCACTCCCACACAGAGCATCAAATACATCGGCTCCAAGCTGAAACTGATCCCACACGTCTTGGAACTCGTCAAAAAGGTCAATGCCAAGACAATACTGGATGGGTTCTCAGGCACAACCCGAGTCTCGCAGGCACTCGCCAAACTCGGCTACACTGTTATCTGCAACGATGCTGCCCCGTGGTCGAAAGTCTTCGGCATCTGCTATCTTCTCAACACAAAACCGAAAGAAGCATATCAACCGCTCATCAATCACCTGAACGCACTGCCACCTGTTGACGGCTGGTTCACAGAACATTACGGCGGACACGCCAACAGCGGCTGCGCAATTCAGGAAGATGGACTCAAAAAACCGTGGCAACACCACAACACCCGTAAATTAGATGCGATCCGACAGGAAATCGAAACCCTTAAACTTGATCCGATCGAAAAAGCAGTCGCACTCACGAGCCTGATCCTCGCACTCGACCGTGTTGATAGCACGCTCGGTCATTTTTCCGCGTATCTCAAAGCGTGGGCACCCCGTTCCTATAAAGAATTAGTGCTTAAAGTGCCGGAAGTCTTCAGGTCAGAAGGTGATCACCAGGTCCACCAAACCGACATCTTTGAACTCGTGCCGCGTGTCTCCGTTGACCTCGCCTACTTTGATCCGCCTTACGGTTCAAAAAACGAAAAGATGCCGCCGTCCCGTGTCAGATATGCCGCATATTACCACCTCTGGAAAAGCGTTGTGCTCTTCGATAAACCCACCCTTTTCGGCAAAGCAAAAAGGCGAAAGGATACATCAGATCCCCTCGCCGCTTCTATATTCGAGGAATTTCGGCGTAACGATGATGGACAATTCATCGCTGTCCACGCCATTGCGAAGTTAATCCAAGAGACACAAGCCCGCTGGATTCTGCTCTCTTATAGCTCCGGCGGTCGCGCGACTGCGCAACAACTCAACGAAGTTATGCAAAGCAACGGAAAACTTCTCACTGTTCTCGAACTTGACTACAAAAAGAACATCATGGCAGGCATGCGATGGACAGACGAGTGGGTGAACGCTGCTGACGCGTCGAACCGTGAATTCCTCTTCCTTCTTGAGAAAAACGGGTTCCTCATTTGAACCCTCTCTTGCCATATTGCACTCCGCAAGAGAGCAAGTCGTAACGATTACGCGATCCGCTCGCGAGTTTGTTTGGCGTGCCTAACGTTCATCGCTTTCAACTTCCGCAACGAGATGCCAATGTATACTGCACTCCAGCGGCCAATCGGTACAAATACCGTCTACTTTGTTGGTGCGGGCTTTGTCCCAGGTGTCTGGTCGGTTTTCACCGATGTGCAAGGCGAGCCAGACTTGCTTACCGAGTTTACGCGCCTGATCCATCAATTTCACGTTTGGAATAAATCGCACCCACAGGCAATCTGCCAACGGATCACGCAGAGTTGCGGTGAAATGATCGGCTTCACTATCATTTAGATACACCGTGGTGCGTAGCTTCGGGTTGGCTTGTTTGAAGCGACGACTTGAATCGCTGGACTGACCGAAGGCGAAGAGTTGATCGAACAGCTCATACTTTTCGACGAGACTCACGATGTTCTTCTCAATTCCCGGCGAAATGACTTTCATATTCAATGCGATAGTCAATGGTGTTCGTTGACGCTCGCGAATGAGTTTGAACACTTCTTCCAATGTCGGCACCTTCTCGCCAGTGAAACGCGGATCGAACCAACTTCCGGCATCCAGTTTGCGGATGTCGTCCAACGCCATTTTGATGACTTCGCCGGTGCCGTTGGTCGTGCGGTCTACAGTCCCATCGTGAATGACAACCAAGTGTTCGTCACGTGTCTGATAGACATCCACCTCGATCGACAAACCCAACTCGATAGCGGCGGCAAAACTGGGTAAAGTGTTCTCGGGCGCGTGCCGTGCCAAACCGCGGTGAGCGAGCAAGATCGGATTCGTGGGAGACGCATGCGTCTCTGGCTCCGACGACGCGGCGATCACAGACGTAAGCATCTGCATATTGAATGACATAATTTATCCCCTGATTGCAAATCAACCTTATCTGGCGTCGCGAGATGGCAATTTTCCGATGTATTGACTCTAAACCGACAGTCCTTCTTAACAGTATTATATAGGATTCTCACGAAATGCCTTAACTCTCGGATGTTCCAAGACTCCCGGGTTAAGAACATGCGCTGGCACGCGCCCTTGAATCGCATCCGTAACCTGTTTAATTGTGCAAAGATCCAGCCGAATGCCAGATTCAACAGTCATGCCGGCGTTGTGATTCGTACAGATAATGCGCGGATGGTCTTTGTGAATCGCTCGAGGTCCGTTAACCGGATCATCCACGACATAATACCAGAGTCGGTTCTCACTGACAGCGCGGTTGGCGGCTGCATCGTCAACAAGGTTTCCACGCGACGGGTTGATGAGAGACGCATGCGGTTTCATCGCACAGAATTCCTCATAACCGACAACAGTATCCGCCCCCGATAGGTGCAAAGATACAGTATCGCTCTCTTGGAAGAGGGTCAGTGGTGTATCAACAGCCTCTGCCCCAAATTCCGCGGCGAGTTCAGCGATATCCGGACGAATATCATACACCAAAAGTCTTCCCTGTTCACCGAGAAGTGAACGCGCCCGACGCGCGACCTCTTGCCCAATCCGACCAAAGCCGTACAAACCGAGTGTAGAACCCATCACCTCATGGGTTTTGATGAGTCCGAAATTCCCGTTATGGGAGGCGTTGTTTAGCGTATAGACCCGCTTCATGGTCGCGAACCACTGTGCAATCGCATATTCAGCGACGGTCACCATGTGTTCAGGAGCAATTGTGACAATGACACCATACTCTGTTGCCAAATCAACGTTAACGGTTTCATATCCCACACCCCAACGCGCAATGATTCGGAGTGATTCTGCCGCTTGGTAGAAGCTTTCATGGAAAGGCACTCCCCCTGCGATCACTCCAATAACACCATCAGCATGTTCCGCGGTAAATTCCCGTGGGTGGATACTCAACTCACCAAGTTTCTGCAAATCTGCCAACGCCGCCAGACGCTCCGCAGTATCGAATTCGGTATTTTCAAAAATAGGAGAAAGAAGAATTTTTGTCATAGTTTTTTCTGTTTAGCGACTGATACGCACGCTCCCCGCCTCCATCGCTTTTTCTGCCTCTTCGGCTGTCGCCCAGTTGAAGTCACCAGGGAACGTATGCGCTAAGGCGGAATATCCACCCGCGAAATCGACGGCTTCCTGCGGTGATTTGCCGTTCAGGAGGCTAAAGATGAGTCCCGATGAGAAACTATCGCCGCCGCCGACCCGGTCTACCAACTCTAAATCCTCATAGATACGTGACAGATAAAATTCTTCACCATCAAACAGGAGTGTCCGCCAATCGTTCAACCAACCCGTTTTGGCATCACGCAACGTCGTGCCGATCATTTCAACGTTTGGAAAAGCGTCCTTGACCCGTTCTGCGACCGCCTTGTAACTCTCAGGTTCAAGACTGCTATACGACTCGGTCGCCCCTTCTGCCGCGAAACCGAGCGATTTCTCAAAATCCTCTTCATTCCCGATGAGAACAGAAACATGCTCAATCATCGGTCGGTTCGCCGCTTGCGCTTCCTCTGCACTCCAGAGTTTCGATCGGAAGTTCAGGTCGTAACTCGTTTTGACCCCCGCAGCGCGTGCTGCTTTGAGTGCTTCTGCCGAGACAGCCGCCGCAGATTCCGACAAGGCAGGCGTAATCCCACTGAGATGGAACCAACGGGCGTTGCTGAAAATAGATGCCCAATCAATCTCCCCAGGTTGTACTTTAGAAATCGCTGAATATCCGCGATCATAAGTGACGCTGCTTGCACGCGGTCCCGCGCCTAACTCAAGGTGATAAAATCCGTTGCGCTCCAATCCGACGCCATCGAAATCGACCCAGATGATGTTTGACATATCCACACCGAGTTCGCGCCCTTTGTTACAAATATAGCGACCCGACCAGTTGTCTACAAGTCGTGAGACCCATGCCGTTCGCAATCCGAGTTGTGCGGCGTTCACAGCGACGTTCATCTCTGCACCACCCGCTGTCATTGAGAGCGATGTCGCCTGCTCAAGGCGCATATATTCCGGGGCAGTGAGTCGGATCATCGCTTCCCCAAACGTAACTAAATCGTACATAACTCATTCTCCTGTTATGGTGTCTGTTTTGTCCTGATATTCATTAGAGAGATTTTCAATACATTGTCCACAGAAACAGTAGACTCTGCCGTATCCACCGACCTCTTTTTCAAGCAATTCGTTCATCGTAAATTCGTTTTGGCAGATCGCGCAGATTTCCATCAATGCTCCGGGTTCAGGCACTTCTTCGGCGGCTTTCCGCTTGGACATAAAGTGCAAAACGAACCAAACGACAATCGGTGTAAAAATCACAAAAATTATAAATAGCATGCATAGTTTCCTTATGATGACATAGAGGGATCGGTGTTCATATTACTATAGCGGATAGTCGTGAACATGTCAACGGAAATTCTATGCCTGATAGTCGGTAGCCTCTTTGTAGGAGGGATTTCCGAATTCCGACAATATTGGCGTTCGGAAACCTTCAGTGATGAGTATTTCTCTTGCTGACGGCTGACCACTGATAGCCAATCTATGTTTGATAAATTGCTGAGGTGTGTGCTAAAATACCGATGTTAGTATCTCAGATCAGTCAACATAGGAATAACGGTCAGAAATCGGAGTTCCGTCCTACAGATAACGGAGTAACCATTCACACATGTCCAAAATAGCCCATGTAGACGTTTATCCGACTGCTGTCGGCATGACAGACATCTTTAATATCGGGACCGGTTTCGTCGGTGATCCGGGATCCGCAGGCGACCATGTTTTCGTCAAGATCACAACAGACGATGGCTACGTCGGTTGGGGTGAACAACGCGCGCTCCCTTCATGGAGCTACGAAACCACCGAGTCCATCACAACCACGATCCAACATCACATCGCCCCATTGCTGCTCGGCTGCAACCCGCTAAACCTCAACCAAATCCATGCGTCCATTTATCAGGCATTGAAACCTGCCGTTAGCAACGGACACCCGTTCGCAAAAGCCGCCGTGGATATCGCTTTACACGACCTCCGAGGAAGAATCCTTGACATCCCACTCCATACCCTCTTCGGCGGGAAACGCCACGATACCCTACCGCTCTGTTATGCGTTGAGTATTGATACGCCAGAGATAATGGGATTGAAGGCGCAGGCTCTATCTCCATGTTCCTGTTTCAAAGTGAAGGTTGCTGGAACGCCTGCGGATGATGAAGATCGCCTGCGCGCAGTGAATGAAGCCGCACCCGATGCCAAACTCTGGATTGACGCGAACCAGTCTTACACGCCATCGAATGCCCTTGAATTGCTGAAACGGGTCGCAGATATCCGTGAGATTTACTGTATGGAACAACCCGTCGCAAGTCAAGATTGGTTCGGTATGAAGCGAGTCCGAGAAGATGCCTCAATCCCGATCGCTATTGACGAAGGGTGCTTCACCTACTTCGATTTGGCGAAGATTGCACGTTTGGAATGTGCGGATGCTGTCGTTTTGAAAGTGTGTAAATCCGGAGGGTTAAACGAATGTCTTAAGAGCGTGCCTATCGCTGAAGCCAATTCACTCGAACTCCTCGGTAGTGGATTAACAGAAGCCGGAATCGGGTTCATCGCGAGCGTCCATCTCTTTTCAACGTTGGATCTTGTTCTCCCTGCCGAGCTCAATGCCCCTGCATTTCTGGAAACCCTGGCAGTGAGCAATGTCCACATCCACGACCACGTTGTCACGGTCCCGAACGGTCCCGGTCTCGGTGTTACGCCTGATGAAGACTACATTAAAGCGAATTTGCTTAACGTGGAGAGTTCTTAAGAAGAATAAATATTTCTATGAGAATCGCGATAGCGATTGCCACTGCGCAGAGCAGGTAAGGACTGTGAACGCCTAATGATGAGTCCGCCGAGATACCTCCAAGGAACGGACCTAACAGGATCCCGCCCCCTAATATGGCTTCGTGCCATCCGCTTTTATTTCCTTTATCCGCATGCCGATCAAGCCCGTAGTAGAGGCTACTAAAGTAAGTAAACGCTACAGACACACCGATAATCGCAAATGCAAAAGCCCAGAGAATAATATGTTGCGTCAATCCTATTCCGAGGAAACTCAGAATTGCCAGCAGTTGAACAATCAGTAACGGGCTAAAACGATAATGCCACCGCGTCGAGTACCCGGTCCCAAGGACAACGAACGCCAGTGTTTTAACACCACCGAGTGTCAACATCAGATTTCCGTATATTGTCGGGCGTATTCCCATCTCCAATGTGAGTTTTGGCGCGAGTTGGCGGAGCACACCCAGCGAGAACCACGAGACAAAATTCGCGCATCGAGCCAAATGGAGATAAGTCATCCGAACGGGTAGGCGTGGATACAGTATCTCAGGTGATTCTGGGTCGGACGCATCGGTGTGGACGGATAGATTGGATGTGTCGGATTTGGTAATACGAGAAGCCCAAATCGTCACGAAGGTGAGTAGCGCGAAAATACCGGCGAGATAGAAAGGTCTGAATGGATTCGCACTGCCGTACAGATAACTCGACAACGCCGGACCCACAGTCATGCCGATGCTCCAGAATAGATTGAAGAGCATAATTCGGTGGATTAATTCGCCTTCACCTTCTCGTTCAGCGAGCCACGCCTCGTAAGCCGGAAAGAAGAGTGCCATGCTTACACCAATTCCGGGGAAGATGCTCATCAGATGTCCGCTGTTTCGACAAAAGGCGAGTCCTATACTGACGGCTCCAAGTATCAGGCACGCCGTGTAAAGGATATACCGACGTTCTATCCGATCCGAGAGTCTACCGAGTGGGATCGCGAGCACCGCAAAACACCCTGTGCTTACTGCCATCAACACACCGAGGAACGTTGTGGAGAGTCCTAAATGACTGGTATAAAAAGAGGTATTGGTTAGAATACTGCTAAAGGAGAGGTCAATCAGTAGGACTGGCAGATAAACAGTGAGCAACTGGATCGGTTTTAGGCGCATCAAGGCATCGGAGTTGAAAACCCCTCCTACAAATGTTATGGCATCACAATCTCGGCGTCAATCATATGATAGCCTGTCGCGCCAACCGGTTCTACTTCGATCCCGATTTCGTCTTGGGTCACACCACTGTTGCCGGTGGCTCTTGCATAAATTTCAACGGGAAACCCCGACTTCTCAGGAACGTGCCAATTCCATTTCCAAAGCACCCACGCCAGTGGGGTATCTTTCGCCCAAATTTCCGCCTCTTCCCATGTCTGTCCGTAGTCGATACTCACCTCTACCTTCTTGATGCCGCCGTGGTTGCCTGCATCGAACGCTGCCCCGCTGACGGTGTAGACCGTGCCGCCAAGAATTTCTTCGCCTTCAGCCGGTGTTCCAATCATTGTGGCGAGTTTCACATTCGCAATCGGATCCCAACCCCGTTTCTCCCAGTAACTTTCATGTTCCTTCGCCAACTGGATGTTGATGATCCATTTCGGATTTTTCGTGCCGTAATGACCAGGGTTAAGCAGTCGGACAGGGAAGCCGTGCTCAGTCGGTAGCGGTTCATCGTTCATTTCATAAGCGAGAAGTGTCTCGTCGCGCATCGCGTCTTCCAGAGGAATCGCTGTATGGTAGCCGTCTGCACACCGAAAAACAACCACTTTGACTTCGGATGTAGGTCCGACTTTCTCAAGCAGATCGCGCAATCGAATGCCTTTCCATACCGCATTGCTCATCTGTTCTGTGCCGATTGGGTCCCCGATACATTTTAAGGTTCGCATCGCAGTGACAGACTCCATCGCTGTGATCTCTTCAAGTCGCAGCGGTGGTATCCGTTTGTCGGTGAGACCGGTGATTATCAATCGCCACGCTGCTGCATCAAGTTCAGCAGGATCGCCGATCTGTAGGATGTAGAAATCGGCATTCGGGGTTATCAGTGTGCTCGGTTTAAGCGATGGCATTGCTGCGGTGTCCCCTTCCAGTTGAAGGGGCAAGACCATCCCTGCAGCACTCATCGCACTCAGTTTTATGAACGTTCGTCTTCTCATATTTTAATTTTTCCTTGCGGAGAAACAACGTGCGTTTGGATTTTTACGCGCGTCCCTCAAATCCGCCTCCCACTTCGTTTCAGTCCCCGCGCTTTGGATTGCGTCTTTCTAATGTTCCTTGTGCCTTTTTCTCCTGCGCATTCGCATCGTAATTTTTACGACCCCTCTCACCATGATTGCTGTGCCGCCGCACAGGAACAAGGGTAGCCCCCATTTCCAGTGAAAGAAAAAGTAAGCGATAAAACTGACACACATCAAAGCGATGAAGGTGTTCAGAAGTTTTCTGTTTTCATACCATTTTTGCATTTTACACCGGGGGACGGATTTCCATGTGTGTCGACCTTTTCTTTACGCTTTTTGGGAGACCATGCTTGAAAGGATCCCCCTTTCTCTGTTCCTATAGCGACCGCTAACGACACGTTTCTCGCCAACGCGCTGGTAAGGTGGCTGCTCGGTACCACAGGTTCTGTTTCTGAAAAGATGTTGTCGACTTCAATCCTTTCTAATTGAAACGTTGTCACTACTGA
This window of the Candidatus Poribacteria bacterium genome carries:
- a CDS encoding DNA adenine methylase, whose amino-acid sequence is MPHTSLHPTPTQSIKYIGSKLKLIPHVLELVKKVNAKTILDGFSGTTRVSQALAKLGYTVICNDAAPWSKVFGICYLLNTKPKEAYQPLINHLNALPPVDGWFTEHYGGHANSGCAIQEDGLKKPWQHHNTRKLDAIRQEIETLKLDPIEKAVALTSLILALDRVDSTLGHFSAYLKAWAPRSYKELVLKVPEVFRSEGDHQVHQTDIFELVPRVSVDLAYFDPPYGSKNEKMPPSRVRYAAYYHLWKSVVLFDKPTLFGKAKRRKDTSDPLAASIFEEFRRNDDGQFIAVHAIAKLIQETQARWILLSYSSGGRATAQQLNEVMQSNGKLLTVLELDYKKNIMAGMRWTDEWVNAADASNREFLFLLEKNGFLI
- a CDS encoding sugar kinase, with product MYDLVTFGEAMIRLTAPEYMRLEQATSLSMTAGGAEMNVAVNAAQLGLRTAWVSRLVDNWSGRYICNKGRELGVDMSNIIWVDFDGVGLERNGFYHLELGAGPRASSVTYDRGYSAISKVQPGEIDWASIFSNARWFHLSGITPALSESAAAVSAEALKAARAAGVKTSYDLNFRSKLWSAEEAQAANRPMIEHVSVLIGNEEDFEKSLGFAAEGATESYSSLEPESYKAVAERVKDAFPNVEMIGTTLRDAKTGWLNDWRTLLFDGEEFYLSRIYEDLELVDRVGGGDSFSSGLIFSLLNGKSPQEAVDFAGGYSALAHTFPGDFNWATAEEAEKAMEAGSVRISR
- a CDS encoding muconate cycloisomerase, whose amino-acid sequence is MSKIAHVDVYPTAVGMTDIFNIGTGFVGDPGSAGDHVFVKITTDDGYVGWGEQRALPSWSYETTESITTTIQHHIAPLLLGCNPLNLNQIHASIYQALKPAVSNGHPFAKAAVDIALHDLRGRILDIPLHTLFGGKRHDTLPLCYALSIDTPEIMGLKAQALSPCSCFKVKVAGTPADDEDRLRAVNEAAPDAKLWIDANQSYTPSNALELLKRVADIREIYCMEQPVASQDWFGMKRVREDASIPIAIDEGCFTYFDLAKIARLECADAVVLKVCKSGGLNECLKSVPIAEANSLELLGSGLTEAGIGFIASVHLFSTLDLVLPAELNAPAFLETLAVSNVHIHDHVVTVPNGPGLGVTPDEDYIKANLLNVESS
- a CDS encoding MFS transporter; translation: MRLKPIQLLTVYLPVLLIDLSFSSILTNTSFYTSHLGLSTTFLGVLMAVSTGCFAVLAIPLGRLSDRIERRYILYTACLILGAVSIGLAFCRNSGHLMSIFPGIGVSMALFFPAYEAWLAEREGEGELIHRIMLFNLFWSIGMTVGPALSSYLYGSANPFRPFYLAGIFALLTFVTIWASRITKSDTSNLSVHTDASDPESPEILYPRLPVRMTYLHLARCANFVSWFSLGVLRQLAPKLTLEMGIRPTIYGNLMLTLGGVKTLAFVVLGTGYSTRWHYRFSPLLIVQLLAILSFLGIGLTQHIILWAFAFAIIGVSVAFTYFSSLYYGLDRHADKGNKSGWHEAILGGGILLGPFLGGISADSSLGVHSPYLLCAVAIAIAILIEIFILLKNSPR
- a CDS encoding molybdopterin-dependent oxidoreductase — protein: MRRRTFIKLSAMSAAGMVLPLQLEGDTAAMPSLKPSTLITPNADFYILQIGDPAELDAAAWRLIITGLTDKRIPPLRLEEITAMESVTAMRTLKCIGDPIGTEQMSNAVWKGIRLRDLLEKVGPTSEVKVVVFRCADGYHTAIPLEDAMRDETLLAYEMNDEPLPTEHGFPVRLLNPGHYGTKNPKWIINIQLAKEHESYWEKRGWDPIANVKLATMIGTPAEGEEILGGTVYTVSGAAFDAGNHGGIKKVEVSIDYGQTWEEAEIWAKDTPLAWVLWKWNWHVPEKSGFPVEIYARATGNSGVTQDEIGIEVEPVGATGYHMIDAEIVMP